In the genome of Eggerthella sp. YY7918, one region contains:
- the yidC gene encoding membrane protein insertase YidC, producing MEMLAGALSLILQPCYDISQNWWIAILLFTIIVKILLLPMSLWCQKNSIVMVQMMPDLYRIKIKYFGDREAIGEKQNDMYKEKHYHPMLSLVPLAVQILILFGLVDVIHGITDYGAPGTEFLGLIPIEDGGISWVMPILAGLSAVLMGYAQNRIHPLQKEQSTTEKNMTNGLSIALSFFLGIFVAAGMAFYWICSNLTSIVVQVICNVMIKPKKYIDYEELESTRSEFEALEALSERSAWWKRDPLAKREKQDYKRFFDIVGKHIVFYSESNGFYKYYAGTIDWLLTHSSVCIHYITGDPNDQIFDRAKRQPRILPYYIGEKKLITLMMKMDADVVVLTLEDLENYYIKRSYIRKDIEYVFMPHHMTSMHLMSQKGAYDHYDTVLCVGPHQIKELRRAEELYSTAPKNLVECGYSLLDEEISAYETVAKKCNDRPQILIAPSWQEDCLLDLCPDEVIRPLLGKGFRVIVRPHPEYVKRRGPKWEALQARFSDIDDSELHFEKDFSSNASIFESDVLITDWSSVFCEFAFTTLKPCVFIDTPMKISNPDYEELGIMPTDLLWRKQVGISFEPNDLGSLGSQVQSLITDQVVWSEKIKDVRDEFIFNQSKGAETAGEYLLSRMIIKQESRKEEMTDAR from the coding sequence ATGGAGATGCTCGCGGGCGCTCTCTCGCTTATTCTTCAGCCTTGCTATGACATTTCGCAAAACTGGTGGATCGCCATACTCTTATTCACTATTATCGTGAAAATCTTATTGCTCCCCATGTCGCTGTGGTGTCAAAAAAACAGTATCGTCATGGTTCAGATGATGCCGGATCTCTATCGCATTAAAATTAAGTATTTTGGTGATCGAGAAGCAATTGGCGAAAAGCAAAATGATATGTACAAGGAAAAGCATTATCATCCGATGCTCAGTCTTGTACCGCTCGCTGTTCAGATTCTTATCCTCTTTGGCTTGGTGGATGTTATCCATGGCATTACCGACTATGGTGCTCCCGGAACGGAATTTTTAGGACTCATCCCCATTGAGGATGGCGGAATATCTTGGGTCATGCCTATCCTTGCTGGTCTATCGGCCGTTTTGATGGGTTATGCGCAAAACCGCATTCATCCTTTGCAGAAAGAGCAATCGACGACAGAGAAAAATATGACCAATGGTTTGTCCATTGCGCTGTCGTTCTTCCTTGGTATATTTGTGGCTGCTGGCATGGCATTCTACTGGATATGCTCAAACCTGACTTCTATCGTCGTGCAGGTAATTTGTAACGTCATGATCAAACCGAAAAAGTATATCGATTACGAAGAATTAGAAAGTACGCGGAGTGAATTTGAAGCACTTGAAGCATTGTCTGAGCGCAGTGCGTGGTGGAAGCGCGATCCTCTTGCGAAGCGGGAAAAGCAGGATTACAAACGCTTCTTCGATATCGTAGGCAAGCACATTGTATTTTATTCGGAAAGCAATGGGTTTTATAAGTATTATGCAGGTACCATCGATTGGCTTTTGACCCATTCGAGTGTATGCATTCATTACATTACAGGCGATCCCAACGATCAAATATTTGATAGGGCGAAACGTCAGCCGCGCATTCTTCCCTACTATATTGGCGAGAAAAAGCTTATCACGCTCATGATGAAGATGGATGCCGACGTGGTGGTGCTGACGCTTGAAGATCTTGAGAACTACTACATCAAGCGTTCGTACATTCGTAAAGATATCGAATACGTCTTTATGCCCCATCACATGACCAGTATGCATTTGATGTCACAAAAGGGCGCTTATGATCACTACGACACAGTGCTTTGCGTAGGCCCGCATCAAATCAAGGAATTAAGACGTGCTGAGGAATTGTATTCAACAGCGCCAAAGAATCTTGTTGAGTGCGGCTATAGCCTACTGGATGAAGAAATTTCTGCATATGAAACCGTGGCGAAGAAGTGCAACGATCGTCCGCAGATTCTCATCGCACCTTCTTGGCAGGAAGACTGTCTTCTTGATTTGTGTCCTGACGAGGTGATCCGCCCGCTTTTAGGAAAGGGCTTCCGCGTTATCGTGCGTCCCCATCCTGAATACGTGAAAAGACGCGGTCCAAAATGGGAAGCTTTGCAGGCACGGTTTAGCGATATTGACGACTCCGAGCTGCACTTTGAGAAGGACTTCAGTTCAAATGCGTCAATCTTTGAATCCGATGTTCTTATTACCGACTGGTCCTCGGTCTTTTGCGAATTTGCCTTTACCACGCTTAAGCCGTGCGTATTCATCGATACTCCTATGAAAATTAGCAATCCGGATTACGAAGAACTGGGAATTATGCCTACCGATCTTCTTTGGCGCAAGCAGGTGGGAATTTCCTTTGAGCCCAACGATCTGGGGTCTTTGGGCAGTCAGGTTCAGTCGCTTATCACCGATCAAGTTGTATGGTCTGAAAAGATAAAAGATGTGCGGGATGAATTTATTTTCAACCAGAGTAAAGGCGCCGAAACTGCGGGGGAGTACCTATTGTCTCGTATGATTATTAAACAAGAAAGCCGGAAAGAGGAGATGACTGATGCTCGCTAA